One Proteiniborus sp. DW1 genomic window carries:
- a CDS encoding pseudouridine synthase: MQKKERLDKILSNLGYGSRKDVKGLVKSGSIEVDGKIVKDGSLKIDPYSSVLKIKGEVVEYREFIYLMMNKPQGVISSTDDFRDKTIIDLISDQYKVFNPFPVGRLDKDTEGLMVLTNDGQLSHRVLSPKKHVEKLYYAEVEGVVTEEDKKLFSEGVILDDGYKTLPAKLEIIASDSISKIYLTIKEGKFHQVKRMFLSVGKRVIYLKRMAIGGLRLDESLGLGEYRELTNEEILLLEKKGLSK; this comes from the coding sequence ATGCAAAAGAAAGAGAGATTAGATAAGATTCTTTCAAATTTAGGCTATGGAAGTCGAAAAGATGTCAAGGGCTTGGTTAAATCTGGTAGCATAGAAGTCGATGGAAAGATAGTTAAAGACGGCTCTCTTAAGATAGACCCATATAGTTCAGTGCTTAAGATAAAAGGTGAAGTAGTAGAGTATAGGGAATTTATATATTTAATGATGAATAAACCCCAAGGTGTGATTTCTTCTACAGATGATTTTAGAGATAAAACAATAATTGATTTGATTTCAGACCAGTATAAGGTGTTTAACCCCTTTCCTGTAGGTAGACTAGATAAGGACACTGAAGGACTTATGGTTCTGACAAATGATGGACAGCTATCTCATCGTGTTTTATCTCCTAAAAAGCATGTTGAAAAGCTATATTACGCTGAGGTAGAAGGGGTAGTTACTGAGGAGGACAAAAAATTATTTAGTGAAGGGGTTATTCTTGATGATGGATATAAGACTCTTCCAGCTAAACTTGAGATTATTGCTTCAGATAGTATTTCCAAGATATATTTAACTATTAAAGAAGGGAAGTTTCATCAAGTAAAAAGAATGTTTTTATCAGTTGGTAAAAGAGTTATTTATTTAAAGAGAATGGCAATTGGCGGTTTAAGACTTGATGAAAGCTTGGGGCTTGGAGAGTATAGAGAGTTGACAAATGAAGAAATATTGCTACTTGAAAAAAAGGGATTATCAAAGTAG
- a CDS encoding DUF6648 family protein, with product MNTRLDRVLLLKHFKRQSIFDRFFEHRDSLIIQYKNGDITKREFLEGNFDFVQKIKLKPFSKVDSYEKGIYNYQYYNVLAKYYNMLAADIKDDINFARQYKSCRYKANYYYNEKDKATLQLLRFLEFKNIEAYFIKVESEYLKDKLYEIVLKDYEFAIFHSKSNWLLRILREEGVFIEKKKVSLIDGYINEKY from the coding sequence GTGAATACAAGATTAGATAGGGTGTTATTATTGAAACATTTTAAAAGACAGAGTATTTTTGACAGATTTTTTGAACATAGAGACTCTTTGATAATTCAGTATAAAAACGGAGATATAACAAAAAGAGAATTTTTAGAAGGGAACTTTGATTTTGTTCAAAAGATTAAGCTTAAGCCCTTTTCTAAGGTTGACAGCTATGAAAAGGGAATATATAATTATCAATACTATAATGTACTAGCAAAATATTATAACATGCTTGCAGCAGATATTAAAGATGACATTAACTTTGCTAGGCAATATAAATCCTGTAGATATAAGGCAAACTATTATTATAATGAAAAAGATAAGGCTACACTGCAATTATTGAGGTTTTTAGAGTTCAAAAATATTGAGGCTTATTTTATTAAGGTAGAATCTGAATACTTAAAGGATAAGTTGTATGAAATTGTACTAAAGGATTATGAATTTGCAATATTTCACTCTAAAAGCAATTGGCTACTGAGAATTTTGAGAGAAGAAGGGGTTTTTATCGAAAAGAAAAAGGTATCTCTTATAGATGGATATATTAATGAAAAATACTAG
- a CDS encoding spore germination protein, translated as MISKKVQENKEKTTMLFNNSSDLVLFEFRTLSDIRILVAYIDGLIDKNSLNEYIIKPLIQNLTHPQDIRSTVFISEVKEVSNIEELISPMTEGYVAVFIGGLEVCFLYNTSHRDRRTVEQPDSEQVVKGPKEGFIEDISVNKALIRRKIKNNNLIFEDYTLGIQTNTKISLVYINGIVKQPILEEVRRRIKKIQIDGVLDVGYIEEHIEDSPKSLISTIGYTEKPDVAVAKILEGRIGILCDGTPNVLTVPKLFIENLQTAEDYYVKPQYATFLRVIRITSLFISIFLIGTFIALQSFHQEMIPTKLLVSMAGQREGVPFTSFLEALLMIIFFELIKESGLRLPKNIGSAVSVVSALILGQSAVDAGIVSPIMIIIVAISGICEFIVPSLREIISIYRLISLFLGTLFGLYGIACGITILVVHFASLRSFGVPYLYPIAPYDKKGMKDFIIRFPMDKLDLRPRNISYKKARKRNERV; from the coding sequence TTGATTTCTAAAAAAGTACAGGAAAATAAAGAAAAAACAACCATGCTATTTAACAATTCAAGTGATTTAGTATTATTTGAGTTTAGAACTTTGTCAGATATTAGGATATTAGTAGCTTATATAGATGGTCTCATAGATAAAAATAGCTTAAATGAATATATAATAAAGCCTTTAATACAAAACCTAACTCATCCTCAGGACATTAGGTCGACAGTTTTTATTTCTGAAGTCAAAGAAGTATCTAACATAGAAGAATTAATCAGTCCTATGACCGAAGGGTATGTAGCAGTTTTCATAGGGGGATTAGAAGTATGCTTTTTATACAACACTAGTCATAGGGATAGAAGAACAGTAGAACAGCCAGATTCAGAGCAGGTAGTAAAAGGTCCTAAAGAAGGATTCATTGAAGATATAAGTGTAAATAAAGCTCTTATTAGACGTAAAATAAAAAACAATAATTTGATTTTTGAAGACTATACCCTAGGGATTCAAACGAATACAAAAATTTCCTTAGTTTATATAAATGGCATAGTAAAACAACCCATATTAGAAGAGGTAAGAAGAAGAATAAAGAAAATCCAAATTGATGGAGTACTAGATGTTGGGTACATAGAAGAGCATATAGAAGACTCACCAAAGTCTTTAATAAGTACTATTGGATATACTGAGAAGCCTGATGTGGCAGTTGCTAAAATACTAGAAGGTAGAATAGGGATTTTATGTGATGGAACACCAAATGTTTTGACTGTACCTAAACTGTTTATTGAAAACCTACAGACAGCAGAGGACTATTATGTAAAACCACAATATGCAACCTTCCTTAGGGTTATTAGGATTACTTCACTTTTCATATCAATATTTTTAATAGGGACTTTTATAGCTTTGCAAAGTTTTCACCAAGAAATGATACCTACAAAGCTCTTAGTATCTATGGCTGGGCAAAGAGAAGGAGTGCCATTTACCTCTTTTCTAGAGGCACTCTTAATGATTATATTTTTTGAATTAATTAAAGAATCAGGACTTAGATTGCCTAAAAATATAGGCTCAGCAGTCAGTGTAGTAAGTGCTTTAATTTTAGGGCAATCAGCTGTAGATGCTGGAATAGTAAGTCCAATTATGATAATTATAGTTGCTATTTCAGGGATATGTGAGTTTATAGTACCTTCACTAAGAGAGATAATATCTATATATAGACTTATATCACTTTTTCTAGGGACACTCTTTGGTTTATATGGAATAGCATGTGGAATAACTATACTCGTAGTACACTTTGCTTCATTGAGATCCTTTGGCGTACCTTATCTCTATCCAATTGCACCCTATGACAAGAAAGGGATGAAGGATTTTATTATCAGATTTCCAATGGATAAACTTGACTTAAGACCAAGAAATATTTCATATAAGAAGGCTAGAAAAAGGAATGAGAGAGTATGA
- a CDS encoding Ger(x)C family spore germination protein, translating into MKKRVVLLVLWIMIIITVTSCTERRELDDLGIVISMGLDVEDEKIIMTLEIINPTSSKLSAGMPAQRSSIFIQGIGNTVFEAGRNVTLEFDRRAYLSHNNVIIIGEELARRGIGDIIDFLSRDNEQRETAYLVVAKDAKAYEVMGINAGLSNSFGGYLTNIIENYQRNEKTRSLTVFEFFRYYYDLSTGPILGVVEKKEKIEISKETNKEIFQESKDESLDKYILDLTGGAAFARDKLLGYFSGDEMIGFNFIVDEYEKGLVVLETPKELSEDISSIGRASENLVVEVLRSKTKKEIEIVDGKIHLSIKVNIRGSLGEATAGVDVGNPEVIEVIENACSERVKELIENTMEKAQKEFQYDNFSIGALMHRKHPVEWRKVSDDWHNVFTKISYTVDVKTEILRTGLIDTPGNIRKR; encoded by the coding sequence ATGAAAAAAAGGGTAGTTCTGTTAGTACTATGGATAATGATCATTATAACCGTAACATCATGTACAGAACGTCGAGAATTAGACGACTTAGGGATTGTTATATCTATGGGTCTAGATGTTGAAGATGAAAAAATAATTATGACGCTTGAAATAATCAACCCTACATCCTCTAAACTATCAGCTGGTATGCCTGCACAAAGGAGTTCTATTTTTATTCAAGGAATAGGCAATACAGTATTTGAGGCTGGGAGAAATGTGACATTGGAATTTGATAGAAGAGCATATTTATCACATAACAATGTAATAATTATAGGTGAAGAGCTTGCAAGACGTGGAATTGGCGATATTATTGATTTTTTATCTAGAGACAATGAGCAGAGAGAAACAGCATATTTAGTTGTAGCCAAAGATGCTAAAGCTTATGAGGTCATGGGAATTAATGCAGGGTTAAGTAATTCTTTTGGTGGTTATTTAACAAATATAATAGAGAACTATCAAAGAAATGAAAAAACTAGAAGTCTGACAGTTTTTGAGTTTTTTAGATATTATTATGATCTAAGTACAGGACCTATACTAGGGGTAGTAGAAAAAAAGGAAAAAATTGAGATAAGTAAGGAAACAAATAAGGAAATTTTTCAAGAATCAAAAGATGAGAGCTTAGATAAATATATTCTTGATTTAACTGGTGGAGCAGCATTTGCAAGGGATAAACTACTAGGATATTTTTCGGGAGATGAAATGATAGGGTTCAACTTTATTGTTGATGAATATGAAAAAGGGTTAGTAGTGCTTGAAACTCCTAAAGAACTAAGTGAGGATATTTCTAGCATAGGGAGAGCTAGCGAAAACTTAGTAGTAGAAGTTCTTAGGAGTAAGACAAAAAAAGAAATAGAAATTGTGGATGGGAAAATACATCTTTCTATCAAAGTGAATATCAGAGGATCATTGGGAGAAGCAACTGCAGGTGTTGATGTAGGTAATCCAGAGGTCATAGAGGTTATTGAAAATGCCTGTTCAGAAAGAGTAAAAGAGCTTATAGAAAACACTATGGAAAAAGCTCAGAAAGAATTTCAATACGATAATTTTAGTATTGGAGCATTAATGCATAGAAAGCACCCAGTTGAATGGAGAAAAGTATCTGATGACTGGCATAATGTTTTCACTAAAATTAGTTATACTGTAGATGTTAAAACAGAAATACTAAGGACTGGGCTAATAGATACTCCCGGAAACATAAGAAAAAGGTGA